The following proteins are co-located in the Methylomonas sp. 11b genome:
- the tssK gene encoding type VI secretion system baseplate subunit TssK, whose protein sequence is MSINNRIVWSEGMFLRPQHFQQHDRYLESRIDGRCYGIRAYDWGFSSLKLDGGQLAIGKITLAAARGIFQDGTPFHLPDEDELPLPLDVSEDIANEVVYLALPLSRPDAVEVDSDQNPDGLARYRITHRDVRDNNAGYDARYPVQIGSIRPRLMLGNQERSGYLCLGVANIIEVRADKTVVLDDKYIPVVLQSSASNILNGFVRELQGLLHTRGEALAARVAGTSQGAGVAEVADFMLLQTINRYEPLLAHLAGDALLHPETLFSLCLQLMGDLATFYRQNKRPAVLPEYRHDDLRICFIPLIDELRRLLSMVLEQNAIQIPLTKHSQSVYYSGRPDVKLLEQAIYILAASAQVSSEMLRTHFPPQVKIGPVEEITQLVTAALPGISIHPLPVAPRQLPYHAGCSYFELDKQSPYWKKMMDSGGFAFHIGGNFPGLELEFWAIKKG, encoded by the coding sequence ATGTCAATCAATAACAGGATTGTTTGGTCGGAAGGCATGTTCCTTAGACCTCAGCACTTTCAACAACATGATCGTTATCTTGAAAGCCGTATTGATGGCCGTTGTTATGGAATCAGGGCATATGATTGGGGTTTTTCTTCGTTAAAGCTGGATGGTGGGCAATTGGCGATTGGAAAAATAACTCTGGCGGCTGCTAGGGGGATTTTTCAGGACGGTACCCCATTCCATTTACCAGACGAGGACGAACTGCCGCTACCACTTGATGTCTCAGAAGATATCGCCAATGAAGTGGTGTATTTAGCATTGCCGCTGAGTCGTCCGGATGCTGTCGAAGTTGATAGCGATCAAAACCCCGATGGATTGGCGAGATATCGAATTACTCATAGGGACGTCAGAGACAACAATGCGGGTTACGACGCTCGTTATCCAGTACAAATAGGCAGCATTCGTCCGAGACTTATGCTTGGCAACCAAGAAAGATCAGGCTATCTGTGCTTAGGGGTCGCCAATATCATTGAGGTGCGCGCCGACAAAACAGTCGTACTGGATGACAAATACATTCCCGTAGTGTTGCAATCGTCAGCCAGTAATATTTTGAACGGCTTCGTCCGGGAACTGCAAGGCCTGTTGCATACCAGAGGGGAGGCGTTGGCGGCCCGAGTGGCGGGAACGTCGCAAGGTGCCGGGGTGGCGGAGGTTGCAGACTTTATGTTGCTGCAAACCATTAATCGTTATGAGCCATTGCTGGCACATTTGGCTGGAGATGCGCTGTTGCATCCGGAAACATTGTTTTCGTTGTGCTTGCAGTTGATGGGAGATCTAGCGACCTTCTACCGTCAAAATAAACGACCCGCAGTGCTGCCCGAATATAGACATGACGACTTGCGTATTTGCTTTATCCCGTTAATTGATGAGCTACGACGCCTGCTAAGCATGGTGCTTGAACAAAATGCGATCCAAATTCCTTTAACCAAACATAGTCAGTCGGTTTATTACTCGGGTCGCCCCGATGTGAAATTATTGGAGCAGGCAATTTACATCTTGGCTGCCAGCGCGCAAGTATCTTCGGAGATGTTGCGCACGCATTTTCCTCCGCAGGTGAAAATTGGTCCGGTGGAAGAGATCACGCAGTTGGTCACTGCTGCACTGCCCGGTATTTCAATTCATCCTTTGCCCGTTGCCCCCAGGCAATTGCCGTATCACGCCGGATGCTCTTATTTCGAATTGGATAAGCAAAGCCCGTACTGGAAGAAGATGATGGATTCCGGCGGTTTTGCGTTTCATATTGGTGGTAATTTTCCGGGATTGGAGTTGGAATTCTGGGCAATAAAAAAAGGGTGA
- the icmH gene encoding type IVB secretion system protein IcmH/DotU, translating into MPQQPSVTQIPPSPPPQQPTSNINIPALSLLSGADSGSLLTLSAGILSLAARLRTTVSYSGVDELKQKLAKEVREFENRGLNAGFQQETMRMASYDLCTFLDEIIQNTPWGSQSNWGHQSLLILFHKEAWGGERFFQILEHLVKQPAQNLPLIELCYVLLSFGFEGKYRVMANGANELEKQRLELYQLIQRVRGDFPAELSPRWHGQKSGNSSLITQVPLWVFASVAGGILLLCYLGFAFFINSASDPAYRDLLKLAKEPVQVAAAATIAPPAPAPAPDIANRLERFKPLLRDEISQNMVEVVDDSIIRVRNSFPSGSDQVKPEFLPMLKKIAKELENEQDSILVTGHTDDKPIVSARFPSNWHLSAARAKNVLAILTASAQLKGSARAEGRADGEPLAPNDTPEHRALNRRVDILIK; encoded by the coding sequence ATGCCGCAGCAGCCTTCAGTTACGCAAATACCGCCATCCCCGCCGCCCCAGCAGCCGACTTCAAATATCAATATTCCCGCGCTCAGTTTGCTTTCCGGAGCGGATAGCGGTTCATTACTGACCCTATCAGCGGGTATTTTGTCCTTGGCAGCTAGACTAAGAACAACCGTTAGCTATTCAGGGGTTGATGAACTAAAGCAAAAGTTGGCTAAAGAGGTCAGGGAATTTGAGAACCGTGGGTTGAATGCAGGGTTTCAGCAAGAAACTATGCGAATGGCGAGCTACGATTTATGTACTTTTCTGGATGAAATTATCCAAAACACGCCTTGGGGTTCGCAGAGTAATTGGGGGCATCAAAGCCTGCTTATCCTTTTTCATAAAGAAGCCTGGGGCGGCGAACGCTTTTTCCAAATACTCGAACATCTGGTGAAACAACCCGCGCAAAATTTACCGCTCATCGAGCTTTGCTATGTGTTGTTAAGTTTTGGATTCGAAGGCAAATATCGGGTCATGGCCAATGGCGCCAACGAATTGGAAAAACAACGGCTTGAGTTGTACCAATTGATTCAGCGAGTAAGAGGAGATTTTCCAGCGGAGCTGTCGCCGCGCTGGCATGGGCAAAAAAGCGGAAATAGCTCGTTGATCACGCAAGTGCCGCTATGGGTGTTCGCCAGCGTGGCAGGCGGGATATTGTTGCTTTGTTATTTAGGTTTTGCGTTTTTTATTAATTCGGCATCCGATCCGGCGTATCGGGATTTGCTAAAACTGGCCAAGGAGCCAGTGCAGGTTGCAGCGGCCGCAACGATAGCGCCACCTGCACCTGCACCTGCACCGGATATTGCCAACAGATTGGAACGCTTTAAACCTTTATTGCGCGATGAAATTTCCCAAAATATGGTTGAAGTGGTGGACGATAGCATCATTCGCGTTCGTAATTCCTTCCCATCGGGTAGCGATCAAGTCAAACCGGAGTTTCTGCCCATGTTGAAAAAAATCGCCAAGGAACTTGAGAATGAACAAGACTCGATTTTGGTAACGGGGCATACCGATGATAAACCCATCGTATCCGCCCGCTTTCCGTCCAATTGGCATTTGTCTGCGGCACGCGCTAAAAACGTATTGGCGATTTTGACCGCATCCGCCCAATTAAAAGGTTCGGCCAGAGCTGAAGGCCGGGCCGACGGCGAGCCTTTGGCACCGAATGACACTCCTGAACATCGAGCCTTAAATCGGCGCGTCGACATCCTGATAAAGTGA